In Myxococcota bacterium, a single genomic region encodes these proteins:
- a CDS encoding ThiF family adenylyltransferase, which produces MGVQTMYVLAPYCEVRKVGDAFHVGFGSARTIVDDPAEVDGLFRILAQFRTPADLEGFRADLVGERSVELVDRLVRNRVLVPSKDVPEYNRHHREQLYFLLAGAAPNDVSGRLARSSVTIVGCGGIGSLMALKLATVGVGEVVLMDDDLVEPHNLSRQFLFREGDVGFAKVGILKRELELRNSNVSIVGVPERARFEHDVNIPRSDVLILAADEPGIIPKANAYCIDADQAFMHICYINDIAAWGPLVVPGSSGCWSCQAHIGSTQSQRSSEDQEVLDDINGSYTCPVISSVSSIAVSLACLDVLRHLGRFGEPKSLNHRIGLWTHELRFEYQDFSRNPGCVDCGRMPS; this is translated from the coding sequence ATGGGAGTCCAGACGATGTACGTATTGGCACCGTACTGTGAGGTGCGAAAGGTCGGCGATGCGTTTCACGTCGGGTTCGGTTCCGCCCGAACGATCGTCGATGATCCTGCAGAAGTAGACGGGCTGTTTCGAATCTTGGCCCAGTTCCGTACGCCTGCTGACCTCGAGGGGTTTCGGGCGGATCTGGTTGGCGAGCGTTCCGTTGAGCTTGTCGATCGCCTTGTTCGGAATCGGGTGCTCGTTCCTTCGAAGGATGTTCCTGAGTACAACCGGCATCACCGTGAGCAGCTGTACTTCCTGCTCGCTGGCGCTGCTCCGAACGACGTTTCCGGGCGGCTCGCGCGAAGTTCGGTGACGATCGTGGGTTGCGGGGGAATCGGCTCGCTAATGGCGCTCAAGCTTGCCACGGTCGGTGTGGGAGAGGTTGTCCTGATGGACGACGATCTTGTTGAGCCCCACAACCTTTCTCGCCAGTTCTTGTTTCGGGAGGGCGACGTAGGGTTTGCGAAGGTGGGTATTCTCAAGCGCGAGCTAGAGCTGCGGAACTCCAACGTTTCGATCGTGGGTGTCCCCGAACGCGCTCGATTTGAACACGATGTCAACATACCCCGCTCGGATGTCCTGATCCTCGCGGCAGACGAGCCAGGCATCATTCCAAAGGCAAACGCGTACTGCATAGACGCTGATCAGGCGTTCATGCATATCTGCTACATCAATGACATCGCTGCTTGGGGGCCGCTTGTAGTCCCGGGATCCTCGGGATGTTGGTCGTGCCAAGCCCACATAGGCAGCACGCAGTCCCAGCGCAGCTCTGAGGACCAGGAGGTTCTCGACGACATCAATGGGAGCTACACATGCCCGGTTATCTCGAGCGTTAGCTCTATCGCTGTGTCGCTGGCCTGCCTGGACGTGCTAAGGCACTTGGGTCGGTTCGGTGAGCCGAAGTCTCTCAACCATAGAATCGGACTTTGGACGCACGAACTCCGGTTCGAGTATCAGGACTTCAGCCGGAACCCGGGATGCGTAGACTGCGGACGGATGCCTTCATGA
- a CDS encoding GNAT family N-acetyltransferase, which translates to MTVREAQLVDLDSIQELNRQIFAWEAQYVPSSNLSFPFTDEALVYFRRAIERLEDHAAFVYEDETRQVVGYVITRMIPDSEMTHRNDVRLAQIHTMCVAEGHRGKGIGKQLIDISIEWAREEGATSVKVVAYAGNELARSAYRSAGFQEFEIVHELEL; encoded by the coding sequence ATGACTGTCCGAGAGGCTCAACTTGTAGATCTAGATTCGATTCAGGAGCTGAATCGCCAGATTTTTGCATGGGAAGCCCAGTACGTCCCCAGTTCCAACCTGTCCTTTCCATTCACAGACGAAGCACTCGTGTACTTCCGAAGAGCGATCGAGAGGCTCGAAGACCATGCGGCATTCGTCTACGAGGACGAGACCCGCCAGGTTGTTGGCTACGTGATCACGAGAATGATCCCCGATTCAGAGATGACTCACCGCAACGATGTTCGCCTCGCCCAGATCCACACGATGTGCGTCGCCGAGGGCCACAGAGGGAAGGGCATAGGAAAGCAGCTCATCGACATCTCTATCGAATGGGCGCGGGAAGAAGGCGCCACAAGCGTCAAGGTGGTCGCATACGCCGGGAACGAGCTTGCAAGGTCGGCCTACCGCTCAGCCGGATTTCAAGAATTCGAGATAGTCCATGAACTCGAACTCTGA
- a CDS encoding GNAT family N-acetyltransferase, translating into MTLRITSMSRNCLEPTIEVAVRAFGEETRADAVDDFEYSLTELKYRAHTLVALDSDVVVGAVQVVWGYLMPDTYTLAWLCVDPPRQKNGVGTLLMENAISYTSQRLLSGRVGTIYLSALFRHEFYERFGFTRGPKNHHGAPVMLMVVND; encoded by the coding sequence ATGACGCTTCGGATCACCTCGATGAGCCGCAATTGCCTGGAACCGACAATAGAAGTCGCAGTGCGAGCTTTCGGGGAGGAGACGCGCGCGGACGCAGTCGATGATTTCGAATACTCGCTCACGGAGCTGAAGTATCGGGCACATACGCTTGTTGCGCTCGATTCGGACGTCGTAGTGGGAGCCGTTCAAGTGGTGTGGGGCTACCTGATGCCTGATACATACACCCTGGCCTGGCTTTGCGTCGATCCACCGCGCCAAAAGAACGGTGTCGGTACACTGCTAATGGAGAACGCGATCTCGTACACGTCACAGCGCTTGCTGTCGGGTCGCGTCGGTACGATCTACCTGTCCGCGCTGTTTCGTCACGAATTCTACGAGCGGTTTGGATTCACTAGGGGACCGAAGAATCATCATGGTGCTCCTGTGATGCTCATGGTTGTAAACGACTAG